From the genome of Limisalsivibrio acetivorans, one region includes:
- a CDS encoding molybdopterin-dependent oxidoreductase, with product MNRFFCSKDCPDLCEFTVEHSGSGMVFSPAEKEEGRNGFVCRKLKGFYEREVENGAPFDEEGIEKAGDLIRKNMGKPFLYIRGSGSLAYNMGYWDQLFSRIPGAVFVEGGPCDETAIAAQERDFGVCANPPVENLEGAETIISFGKNARVTSPHLYGYMKELKQKGCRIAYIDPVKSESRRLADLYIQNTPGTDGLLAAALLMHRNGEEGWEELIDEADVNRSDFLKLSGMLRDGKTGIIIGWGLQRYSNGFNANRWINRLAVKTANVGRLYFGRSSKSGMVTPAAEETGTINIGRLPVALAEGEFPLAVIVAANPAMTYPDSNMWDKGLKKTTLISVDTNLNETTTHADAFIRVGGMFAQPDMMGSYFFPKEARRDVKVFDVLSDQEAASKLARLLDIELDIKPIDEVERFQIPPREYREEKLDLLRPSEGEGFRLITSSHMAWLNSQVPPSLGENVSHIYISEETAAETSFGDGDIIEAYNSTGSFTGVCRISDMVRGRDILVYKNRTMKEGRPNAAIPAGLTDSKNAYNYYDAFVSLRRKE from the coding sequence ATGAATAGATTTTTCTGCTCTAAGGACTGCCCCGATCTGTGCGAGTTTACTGTTGAGCATTCCGGCTCAGGCATGGTTTTCAGCCCGGCCGAGAAGGAGGAGGGGAGAAACGGATTCGTTTGCCGTAAGCTGAAAGGTTTCTATGAGAGGGAGGTTGAAAACGGAGCCCCCTTTGATGAAGAAGGTATAGAGAAGGCCGGCGATCTTATCCGGAAAAACATGGGTAAGCCATTCCTGTATATAAGAGGTTCGGGTAGCCTCGCCTACAACATGGGGTACTGGGATCAACTCTTTTCAAGGATACCCGGTGCTGTTTTTGTTGAGGGTGGACCCTGTGATGAAACCGCCATAGCAGCTCAGGAGCGGGACTTCGGCGTCTGCGCTAATCCCCCGGTTGAAAATCTGGAAGGTGCAGAGACTATCATCAGTTTCGGCAAGAATGCCCGTGTTACAAGCCCGCACCTTTACGGCTATATGAAAGAGCTCAAGCAGAAGGGGTGCAGGATAGCCTATATCGATCCTGTAAAGTCCGAGAGCAGAAGGCTTGCGGATCTCTACATACAGAACACGCCCGGAACGGACGGCCTTCTTGCCGCCGCACTGCTGATGCATCGAAACGGTGAAGAGGGGTGGGAGGAACTCATCGATGAGGCGGATGTGAACCGTAGTGATTTCCTGAAGCTTTCCGGTATGCTTAGGGATGGCAAAACGGGGATTATCATCGGCTGGGGACTGCAGAGGTACTCTAACGGATTCAACGCAAACCGCTGGATAAACCGCCTCGCTGTTAAAACGGCTAATGTGGGAAGACTATATTTTGGAAGATCCTCTAAAAGCGGCATGGTCACACCCGCCGCGGAGGAGACGGGTACGATAAATATCGGAAGGCTTCCCGTTGCATTGGCAGAGGGTGAGTTTCCCCTTGCGGTGATAGTGGCTGCAAACCCTGCGATGACCTATCCCGATTCAAATATGTGGGATAAGGGGCTTAAAAAGACCACGCTTATCAGTGTGGACACCAACCTGAACGAGACCACAACCCACGCAGATGCCTTTATCCGTGTGGGGGGGATGTTTGCCCAGCCGGATATGATGGGGAGCTATTTCTTTCCCAAAGAGGCAAGGAGGGATGTGAAGGTTTTCGATGTACTCTCCGATCAGGAGGCGGCATCTAAGCTGGCAAGACTGCTCGATATTGAGCTTGATATAAAGCCAATCGATGAGGTGGAACGATTCCAGATTCCCCCCAGAGAGTACAGGGAGGAGAAGCTTGATCTGCTACGCCCCTCAGAAGGTGAAGGCTTCCGCCTGATAACGAGCTCCCACATGGCATGGCTGAACTCACAGGTTCCTCCGTCCCTGGGTGAGAATGTGAGCCACATATATATATCCGAAGAGACAGCCGCAGAGACCTCCTTCGGCGATGGCGATATCATCGAGGCGTACAACTCAACAGGCTCATTCACCGGCGTTTGCAGGATTTCGGATATGGTGCGCGGCCGTGATATACTGGTTTATAAGAACAGGACCATGAAGGAGGGGCGCCCCAATGCAGCCATTCCCGCCGGACTGACCGATTCGAAAAACGCCTATAACTACTACGATGCATTTGTTTCCCTCAGGAGGAAGGAATGA